A portion of the Limosilactobacillus reuteri genome contains these proteins:
- a CDS encoding MerR family transcriptional regulator, giving the protein MDPLSEKIRKMIASKQLKISMSEVARVTGVSTSQLRYWEKKGYIKSEQDEQNKNHYFSFPTIFQVLTIKVFLDQGFTLAMAVKKERKRRELHKIFTRFITDGIKEVEQTGEDSGEVKLGSLAEDSTKEVYAVIDGDKTSLRIRDRKEN; this is encoded by the coding sequence ATGGATCCGCTTTCTGAAAAAATTAGAAAAATGATCGCTAGTAAACAATTAAAGATTAGTATGAGTGAAGTAGCACGTGTAACTGGTGTCTCTACTAGTCAACTAAGATATTGGGAGAAAAAGGGTTATATTAAATCGGAACAAGATGAGCAGAATAAAAATCACTATTTTAGTTTTCCAACAATTTTTCAGGTATTAACGATTAAAGTATTTTTGGATCAAGGTTTTACTTTAGCGATGGCTGTAAAAAAGGAACGAAAACGGCGCGAGCTTCATAAGATTTTTACCCGTTTTATTACTGATGGCATCAAAGAAGTAGAACAAACCGGGGAAGATAGTGGAGAAGTTAAGCTGGGCTCATTAGCTGAAGATTCCACAAAAGAAGTATATGCAGTGATTGATGGTGATAAGACCAGTCTTCGTATTCGGGATCGGAAAGAAAATTAA
- a CDS encoding RluA family pseudouridine synthase: MENTWIYQGTEPIKIKKYLQSLGMGHRLFNDLKNGEGEFLVDHRKVRPTTQILPNQPLTIKAQPELADDTVEISNEPLKIVYEDDNWLVVDKPAGVTSIPGPTVQNNTVLNRVKGYLIAYNSADLRPHLITRLDRFTGGLLLIAKHHIASSMISQQVQQHQMLKEYTALVEGQIMDEHGEINKPIGRKDGQAARVIDENGQRALTEYWVEERDAKWTRVRVRLHTGRTHQIRVHFAAIGHPLIGDHLYGGDTSKYDHQLLHASKISFNDPFTLKQRTFTSELPPVFLN; this comes from the coding sequence ATGGAAAATACGTGGATATACCAAGGAACCGAACCGATTAAAATAAAGAAGTACCTTCAGTCATTGGGGATGGGGCACCGTTTATTTAACGATCTTAAAAACGGTGAAGGGGAATTCCTTGTTGATCATCGGAAGGTACGGCCAACAACTCAGATTCTTCCTAATCAACCTTTAACCATTAAGGCTCAGCCAGAGTTAGCTGATGATACTGTTGAAATTAGTAATGAGCCCTTAAAGATTGTTTATGAAGATGATAATTGGTTGGTAGTAGATAAGCCAGCAGGTGTGACTTCTATCCCAGGACCAACCGTTCAAAATAATACAGTTTTGAATCGGGTGAAGGGATACTTAATTGCATATAATTCTGCAGATCTCCGCCCTCATTTAATTACACGACTGGATCGCTTTACGGGAGGATTACTTCTTATCGCTAAGCATCATATTGCCTCCAGTATGATCAGTCAACAAGTGCAGCAACATCAAATGCTGAAGGAATATACCGCTTTAGTAGAAGGACAAATTATGGACGAACATGGCGAGATTAACAAGCCGATTGGAAGAAAGGATGGGCAGGCTGCACGGGTAATTGACGAGAATGGGCAACGAGCTTTGACCGAGTATTGGGTTGAAGAACGAGATGCAAAGTGGACACGAGTACGGGTAAGACTTCACACTGGACGCACACACCAGATCAGGGTTCACTTTGCCGCTATTGGTCATCCCCTAATTGGTGACCATCTTTATGGCGGCGATACTAGTAAGTATGATCATCAGTTGCTTCATGCAAGTAAAATTAGCTTTAACGATCCCTTTACCCTTAAACAAAGGACATTTACCTCAGAATTGCCACCAGTATTTTTGAATTAG
- a CDS encoding DUF4811 domain-containing protein, with protein MVIILTFLGALAFFACMMFIQQKELRIILATLTGIIFVGSTLLMTLNYSHHFGMQKVTTTTTKRIYSASNSSMPLAIYQPVGKSGRDDVYIYNTKVKQKTPNHTQANEYTTSRIKWTNGSTTPQLVTTETCWQYRNDFYKVLYAWSGMDNTLVKRTNVLEYPRMYVKLTTSQAAKLAKVAKSAMGAKLQSQAAEQGRAFVTSKVQAAMIKNPNMTAKQIQEVSAQAEQEFQAQSVKQILKQVK; from the coding sequence ATGGTTATTATTCTAACTTTTCTAGGAGCACTTGCCTTTTTTGCTTGCATGATGTTTATTCAGCAAAAAGAACTGCGAATTATTTTAGCTACACTCACGGGAATTATTTTTGTGGGCTCAACTCTTTTGATGACACTAAATTACAGTCACCATTTTGGAATGCAAAAAGTTACGACAACAACCACCAAGCGGATTTACTCTGCTTCAAATTCCTCAATGCCCCTGGCAATTTACCAACCGGTTGGTAAAAGCGGCCGTGATGATGTTTATATTTATAACACCAAAGTTAAACAAAAAACGCCTAACCATACCCAAGCAAACGAATATACCACTAGTCGGATTAAATGGACTAATGGTTCTACTACCCCTCAGCTCGTAACAACTGAGACATGTTGGCAATATCGTAATGATTTTTATAAAGTCCTATATGCATGGTCAGGAATGGACAATACATTGGTTAAGAGAACTAACGTGTTAGAATATCCACGAATGTATGTTAAACTCACAACAAGTCAGGCTGCTAAACTTGCCAAAGTTGCTAAATCTGCTATGGGAGCCAAATTACAATCACAAGCAGCAGAACAAGGACGCGCTTTTGTTACATCAAAGGTTCAAGCAGCAATGATCAAGAATCCTAACATGACTGCTAAACAAATCCAAGAAGTATCAGCACAAGCAGAACAAGAATTTCAGGCCCAAAGCGTTAAACAAATTTTAAAACAAGTTAAGTAA
- a CDS encoding MDR family MFS transporter produces MNQEQQPVDINGQTYNRSLMIFVLLIGAFCTILNQTILSTAFPALMDAFNISTATVQWLTTGFLMVNGIMIPVSAYLTSRFNTKSLFIIAMSTFEVGTILAWIAPSFAVLLVGRLIQAVGVGINMPLMQNIMLTVYPPEKRGAAMGVNGLVIGLAPAIGPALSGWVIDSYSWRWLFGMIAPITALVIIVSFFTVKNVIPNKKPHLDWLSVVISTLGFGSMLYGFSSVGDKGWTDPVVLSAIIIGVILVGILIMRQNKLDDPFLEFKVFESKEFSLATILSSIVMMAMVGVEFVIPLYLQIIHGMSAFHSGLTLLFGALFMGIMSPVTGNLFDRHGAKRLAFTGMFILTVGTIPFAFITRDTPTIYIVFLYAVRMFGISMVMMPVTTAGMNSLPYNLISHGTAVNNTIRQVATSVGTAIMISVLTNITNSNRPAHSLLTQSPLQYKAKMFNATLMGYHAAFWFAIAFSLIGLFLTFFVTSGNGIHLRLDSEDIVEPTDKGGMK; encoded by the coding sequence GTGAATCAAGAGCAACAACCTGTTGATATTAATGGTCAAACTTATAATCGTTCCTTAATGATCTTTGTCTTATTAATTGGAGCTTTTTGTACCATTTTAAACCAAACTATTCTTTCAACAGCCTTTCCCGCATTAATGGATGCTTTTAATATTAGTACCGCCACCGTTCAATGGTTAACTACTGGTTTCTTAATGGTTAATGGGATTATGATCCCCGTAAGTGCCTATTTAACCAGTCGTTTTAATACTAAGAGTCTTTTTATCATTGCTATGTCAACCTTTGAAGTTGGAACAATCTTAGCATGGATTGCTCCATCGTTTGCCGTTTTATTAGTCGGTCGTCTTATCCAAGCGGTCGGAGTAGGAATTAACATGCCCCTAATGCAAAATATTATGCTGACTGTTTATCCTCCTGAGAAACGTGGCGCTGCAATGGGAGTAAACGGCTTAGTTATTGGATTAGCCCCAGCAATCGGTCCGGCTCTATCTGGATGGGTTATCGATAGTTATAGCTGGCGGTGGCTTTTCGGAATGATCGCCCCCATTACTGCTTTAGTTATTATTGTTAGTTTTTTTACAGTTAAGAATGTTATTCCTAATAAAAAGCCGCATCTTGACTGGCTTTCTGTTGTTATTTCAACATTAGGATTTGGGAGCATGCTTTATGGATTCTCAAGTGTCGGTGATAAGGGTTGGACAGATCCAGTTGTCCTTTCAGCCATTATCATTGGGGTGATTTTAGTTGGAATTCTAATCATGCGTCAAAACAAGCTAGACGATCCATTCCTTGAATTCAAGGTCTTCGAAAGCAAAGAATTCTCCCTCGCAACCATCCTTAGTTCAATTGTAATGATGGCAATGGTTGGGGTGGAATTCGTCATTCCTCTTTACCTTCAAATTATTCATGGAATGTCCGCCTTCCATTCAGGTCTTACCCTTTTATTTGGGGCTCTTTTCATGGGAATCATGAGCCCAGTTACTGGGAATTTATTTGACCGTCATGGTGCTAAACGCTTAGCCTTTACGGGAATGTTTATCTTAACTGTTGGAACAATTCCTTTTGCCTTTATTACTCGTGATACCCCAACTATTTATATTGTCTTCTTATATGCAGTCCGAATGTTTGGTATTTCAATGGTAATGATGCCAGTTACTACGGCGGGAATGAATTCTCTTCCTTACAATTTAATCTCGCACGGTACAGCTGTTAACAATACCATTCGTCAAGTCGCTACTTCTGTGGGAACAGCGATCATGATCTCTGTTTTGACAAATATTACTAATAGCAATCGACCTGCTCATTCACTGCTGACACAATCCCCATTGCAATATAAAGCAAAGATGTTTAATGCTACTTTGATGGGGTACCATGCAGCATTCTGGTTCGCAATCGCCTTCTCACTCATTGGTTTATTCCTTACATTCTTTGTTACAAGTGGTAATGGAATTCACCTCCGCCTTGATAGCGAAGACATTGTAGAACCAACTGATAAAGGAGGGATGAAGTAA
- a CDS encoding DUF3368 domain-containing protein, whose protein sequence is MATTGLSYSELSGDAKEVALNSFINFYVDQYRRGSLEILSSQVSNELIATINQILRDNAFMGHQELVNVSTRLSKPAYQKILAALPNVKFHEDGEPVVDWMKAWERKEEQLPEED, encoded by the coding sequence TTGGCTACAACAGGTTTAAGTTATAGTGAGTTAAGCGGGGATGCTAAAGAAGTTGCCCTTAATTCATTTATTAATTTTTATGTTGATCAATATCGTAGGGGTAGCTTAGAAATCCTTAGCTCACAAGTATCAAATGAACTAATAGCTACAATTAATCAAATCTTGCGCGATAATGCGTTTATGGGTCATCAAGAATTAGTTAATGTAAGCACGCGGCTAAGTAAGCCAGCCTATCAAAAAATTTTAGCCGCGTTGCCTAATGTTAAATTTCATGAAGATGGGGAACCGGTTGTTGATTGGATGAAGGCTTGGGAACGAAAAGAGGAACAGCTACCAGAAGAAGATTAG